tgaaaactAGTTTATTATTGTAGCGCGAGGACCGAGCTCAGCTTCTACCAGGAAGTCGCCATGTATGACAACCATGACAACCACGCATGCGCagaagtctttaaaaaaaagaaaaaaaaaagaaaaaaggatgcGTCCGACGTCGACGTAAACGGTAAGgaagatataataaaaataataaaacaaattcgGATTACGTTAAATTAAGGCCCGATAACGTTACAGCGCTTGTAAAACAGGATGTTTGATCGCCCCGACACGGCGGAGCCTCGTGGCCGTGTTgttgagtgtgtgcgcgtgccgcCGCACAGGAACACGTCATATCGAGCCGAACGTAACGTACGCGTTCAGAAACAAGCGGCGACACGCAACGTAAATGCGTGATCCGACGTTAACTCGGGTTCCGTTCCCACAGTTGGCTAACACAGGCTTTTCCttggctttcttttttttttaaacctcgtCCAAACTCCAAAAGGGCGCGTTTTAGCTTAGCATGCTAACTGCTAACTTAGATTAGCACGGCGGTCGTAAAAGCGCATTAATCGCGACAGTTGGCAAACTAGCGAGTTTAATTTTGCTATCATAACTAAGGGAACTAGCTAGCAATGCTAGCtcaaaatacaacacaataaagATCTCGTTTACGTTACATTACATTCCCAACGCacagtttattaaaattataatcCCATTAAACACGATTTTAACATTTCTAGGTAGTAAATATAAATGCTAGGTGTAAATTGGGTGTCTGTGTTTACATATGAATTAAAGTGAAATGATCCACCATTTGTTTAATCCAttcattttacagaaaaaacaaagtttatatagtgtatttttctttctttactcaCAGGACTGATCTCAGGACATTTTCATTTGCTTATTTTTAGCTATGTGAAATTATATTAATGGCAAACAACTTAACTAGGAAGCTCTTAAAaggtgggaggaaactagaAAACCCAGAGGAATCCCAacatgtgaaacacacacacactgaaactggGGACGTCACCCAAATCTGGGAAATGTTCAGCGATGACGTTGATGTACTACAGTTTCCTTTGTAACAGACATGATTGATGAGCGTTGTCTTAGTCTCACAGTGTGAAAACAGTTGACCGTACAAATAAAAGCTTTACTGTAATTTTATGAAAGATTTTGCAGtggctctctgtctgtcttccatATCAGTGTGGCCCAGAAAAAGGACATGGCAGAGACAGATGTGACCATGTCCATGGGAGACGTGGTGATGATGAAGGCCACTGACGATGAGGTTGCGGCATGCGATTCGAACAAGACGCAAGTCATTCTTCAGCTGCAGCCTATCACGCCTGGGTGGGTCACATACTTCCAAACATGTGACATAATGTGAAGAGCAAGCTGACATAAAAATATTGCAAATGCACTAAAGTTTAATTCAGTCAAACCAGACAAAATGTTGCAGCttagaaaatgttgtgttaGATGCTTTCAGTATGGCAAAATATCAAACAGCCTATTCAAAGAGGAAGATTGGCCATGTGGGGTTCGTCAAGAAgttcatgagaaaaaaaatatagcaGAAACAATGCTGTCCAgcatattattgttattaattatgttgcaagtacatttaaaaaaaaaaaaaaaagacttccagtttgtttctttattgtaCAAAGGACAAGGTTGCAGCTGAAGTTGGAGAGTGCTAGAGTACATAAAGACTCCAGACAAAAATGTTAgctaatacattttattttcatattcatcCTAAAATTGTGTCTTTTAATattagtagtactagtagtaatAGTTTTTTAAATCCCCTGACCAGtcaggaattctgaccaatcccacaGGGACAAGGCCAATGGAACTGctaatgatttgtttttttatatctgtTACATTCTGGTTTGAGATTGCATTCTAGtccacatttattttacaactgCAAACATTTCGAGATTTTTGTAGAAGTTTTCAGTTTTCAGATTttggatgtactgtatataggcaTTTTCTGCTTCACATTTGTGCTAGAGTCTTTGATTCAAGCtcggaggtgtgtgtgtgtgtgtgtgtgtgtgtgtgtgtgtgtgtgtgtgtgtgtgtgtgtctacaggaCTGAAGATAATACAGGAGAAACAGCTACAGCAGGTAGTTCATATATGCTATGCTTTCACTAAATGATATAGATACTTCTTAATTGCTTCTCTTATGACTTCAGCAGAAATTTCCCAAATATAGGCACTTTGTTTATGCTATctaaaaatgctaaatgctTCTAAAAAGGGGAAACATGAAATATCAGAGATTACAAATCATTTCTCTCATAAAGAGAATTACTACTAGTAGCTAAAACAATGCTGATATTTCTCACTATATAGTATAGTCAACGCTAGAAAGCAGTAAACCTAGACTTTGTACTGCATTTCAGAATGAATTTAAAGGACATGCACAGAGCCATAATGGTGTTTCTGCTTGCTTTTTTGAGATGAAGTTCTGTCAGAAGGAGGGGATGTCGAGCTGGGATACCCCATTACGTGTGGCGAGAGCAAAGCTGTTCTTCTGTTCAAGAAATTTGTTTGCCCAGGAATCAATGTCAAATGTGTCAAAGTAAGTGACTTGATTGGACTTTTCAACTTTTTGACCCATCAGTCATTTATAATGCTTCATTAGCAACTAATaagaagtgtgtttgtttgagtgaaCATTTTCTCCTCTGGATTCAGAAATCCAATctatttttcttaaaaacacTTCATTACACAGTGACTCGTTCTCCTGTCAGCTCTTAAAGTATAATATCTGAAAGTGACAGTGCTTGGAAACTGTATTGCGATATGGCTTTACAATTCTCACACTCttatctctttttctcctcttctctcaagTATGAGGATGAGTTAATCAGCCCTAAGCAGTTTGTACATATGTCAGGCAAAGCTACGCTTAAGGACTGGAAACGTGCCATCAGAATGGGGGGTGTCATGCTCAGGTAAAGAGGACAAGGTTTTAAAATGACATGTGGATGTTTGTGAAGTACCTTtgatttatttaccttaaatttaaaatgtgtcATACATTTACGGAATCATCCGAACCTGCGAATTTatgcaattatttaattaactaATCATGTAGCAGTgacacaatgcataaaatcatgcagctCAAGTTCACATCAAAGAACAAAATGGTGAAAAATGTGATGTCAGTGACTTCAGtatttacacagtgtgtgtactcATTACAACCACACCGAgctgaaaaacatctcagaatacATGACACATGAAACCTTAAAGTTGGGGTGCACGaagtttgaaagccaatgttgacatttgaaatcaccaaaacaaacaatactGTGTgctgtaccgtgaaaggtttagctccgtttcacgcggaagaagatgttcaacacctagaacccgaggcagaggtaacggcaggtatctgccatgtcaatgtttcagtcgctttctgctaatgtcagacgtgcgcactgaacactctctccaccgcatattgacaagacacgcccctttctgctcattggctaaacatttgttttgttagtcggcccgactcagttttctgaagcatttttcaaacatcgtgcccCCATCTTTAAGGCGGATGAACTGAAACAGCAGAACACATTACCTTTACCTTTACATGAACACTTGTGTTCTGTTAGAGTATTATATAGATACCCCAAAATttgtttcagaataaaaatgtattgctaCAAAATGTAACGAATTTGTGTAGTCATATTTTTACTAATGAAATCAAATTCTAATATAGGACATATTCTGTAAGAAGGTTGATCTTTATCTAAGTGAGCTGTGACCTGTGGATGTACAAAAACTTCATTCTGTGAAGCGATAGGAAACACGAGGGGTTGTGTTCAGGATGTGGTATTATTAATTCATAAACAACTTCATGTTTTATGTGTATTAAAatgtttcactctctctctgtgtctaggAAAATGATGGATTCCGGTCAGTTAGATTTCTATCAGCACAGCACACTGTGTACCAACACCTGCCGCAGCACCAAATTCGACCTCCTGATCAATAACACACGCTTCCCTCCTGATGGCAGTGTACTCAgtacttcatcatcatcatccctgggtgagacatttacacacaattgCACATCACAGTCTCTACAAGTTCAGATTTTTAAACTTTCCACAATTTCTCAAGTAATAGGTTGTTTATTCTAAGCCCACATTTTTGGGAAAATATTTTCCCTGTCTCTTTGCTTTCCAGGACAAGTCACTGTGGGTAATGGAGCagaagttgttactatagaagaGAAACCAGAGGAAGCGTCAAGCTCTCTGGACTGGGCTAGTGCAGAGGTTACGAAGAAAAAAGAGGTGGCAGGGATTTCAGGTGAGATCCAAAATACAGGTACAAACCCatttccaaaaaagttgggacactgtacaaattgtgaataaaaaggaatgcaataatttacaaatctcataaacttatattttattcacaatagaatatagataacatatcaaatgttgaaagtgagatattttgaaatgtcatgCCAAACATTGgctcattttggatttcatgagaGCTACACATTACAAAATGGTTGGGCAGGTAGCAATAAGAGGCCAGAAaagttaaatgtacatataaggaACACCAATTGGCAACATGATTAGGTATAAGAAAAGCGTCTCAGGGTGGCAGTGTCTCTCAGAAGTCATTCTGCCATTCGCTGTTGCCCGCTATAACTCCTATAGGTCACAAAAAAAGCCATATCTAAACATGATCCAGAAGCGCAGCCATTTTCTCTGGGCCAAGGCtcatttaaaatggactgtGGCAAAGTGGAAAACTGTTCTGTGGTCAGACGAATCAAAATTTGAAGTTCTTTTAGCAAAACTGGGACGCCATGTCATCCGGACTAAAGAGGACAAGGAGGCCTGCATCTCTGATGGTATAGGGTTGCATGAGTGCGTGTGGCATGGGCAGCTTACACATCTGGAAACGCACCATCGATGCTGAAAGGTATATCCAAGTTCTAGAACAACATATACTCCCATCCAGACCTCGTCTCTTTCAGGGAAAACCTTGcattttccaacatgacaatgccagACCACATACTGCATCAATTACAACATCATGGCTGCATAGAAGAAGGATCTGGGTACTGAAATGGCCAGCCTGCAGTCCAGATCTTTCACCCATAGAAAACATTTGGTGCATCATAAAGAAGAAGATGCGACAAAGAAGACCTAAGACAGTTGAGCAACTAGAAGCCTGTATTATACAAGAATGGGACAACATTCCTACTCCTAAACTTGAGCAACTTGTCTCCTCAGTCCCCAGACgttgtcccaacttttttgagatgtgttgatgccatgaaatttaaaatcaacttatttttcccttaaaattatacattttctcagtaaacatttgatatgttatCTATGTTgtgttctgaataaaatattgaaatgtaaaacttccacatcattgcattctgttttCATTCACAATTTGTtcagtgtcccaacttttttggaatcaggtttgtgttttgaaaaacattttgcaaaacatttctaaagcttATCATGATAAAGTATAAAGATATATGCATATGTGTATTCTTTGTGTACCAGAGGAGACGCTGAGCTTCTGGAAAGGCATAGCGGATGTTGGTCTTACCGGAGAAGTGGTCAGTAACATCCGTACAGAGTTGCTGGAGATGCTGAGAGGGGTACAGCTTCGCTCGGACCAGGCCAACCTACAAGATGTTGGTAAGCCTGTCGGACTAATCGTCCTTAGCACTCGGTCTGCGTCTCCACAATCCGTCTCAAGCTGTGTCAATGATTATTTGATAGTGTGTAAGGGTGGTGTggtttgtctgtttttcagAAGTGGCAGTTCTGAGTAACCTCACTCAAGTGTTTGGCCTGCTGGACTCCATCAAACGAATCCTGGCAGTACGGCGTCAGATGACTGACCTGGGACAGAAACACCTCCTCAAAACACTAATGAGTGAGTAATGACTGAGACATCTTGTAGGGAATTCTCCCCATTTGCAaacattgtactttttttttgttgttgttatttttaacaCCTATATGTTATTTGCATAATCTTTTCACATAGTTGTGTCTAATCCAGAATTCACAATGGATGTGACGTGTTAACAACACGTCTGTATAGTACTGTAATATAAGAAGCTTTTTGTTTAGTCTGTTCTGTATGCATTACTTACACCACAGTGTAATTCATCTTTATTCATGGCCAAACATTCAGCAATGTTAAGAGATATATAACTACTTCACTATccacataaaaatataacaagagGCTTTGAGACTTGGCTCAAAAAGGCTAGAAAAAAACttgggtagaaaaaaaaagcagaatcaTTTGGTATGAAATGGAAATTAGGGTTAGAAAATAGTTGACTATGGGCTGGCTTATACCTGGCCTGGTCTGGTATTTAAGAGACATCCAAGGTGTATTCTCACCTTAAGCAGTTAGtataggctccagatccaccatgaccctgaccaggttAAAGTGTTTACTGCAGATGAATGATGATATGACTGTccgtgtatttgtgtgtgttcaggtctgGAACATCAGCTGGAGGAGCAGAAGAAGCAGCAAGCTCAGAGCTGGTTGGTCTCATCTTCGTCTTCCCCTCCTCCACCAAAGCGAGCTCCTAAGCGGCCTCGCCTACATCGGCCAGCCTCTGCTACCGTGCTCCAGCCACTGACACTCCATTCACCCCAATACACACTCATCTCCCCCATCACCCTCTCCTCTGTATGCCAACCTATTACCTTTCCCGGCCTGGCACAGCCACCTGGTGCGGTCACTCTCTTTACTCATGTGCCACAGCACGACGGCAGACCAGAGACCTTAACATTGGTGGGCACAATGGCTGCGCAGGAGCCGGCACAGCTGAACACTGTGGAGCTCGGTGCTGTGGGAACAATGGGCACAGTGGAACTGGGAGCAGCAGGTGCAGTGGAAATGGCAAACACGGTGTTGGTGCAGGATCACGAGAGCCAAGCAATTGAGATCAACCTGCAGATGGGA
The Tachysurus fulvidraco isolate hzauxx_2018 chromosome 7, HZAU_PFXX_2.0, whole genome shotgun sequence DNA segment above includes these coding regions:
- the gmeb1 gene encoding glucocorticoid modulatory element-binding protein 1 isoform X1 produces the protein MTLIVAQKKDMAETDVTMSMGDVVMMKATDDEVAACDSNKTQVILQLQPITPGTEDNTGETATADEVLSEGGDVELGYPITCGESKAVLLFKKFVCPGINVKCVKYEDELISPKQFVHMSGKATLKDWKRAIRMGGVMLRKMMDSGQLDFYQHSTLCTNTCRSTKFDLLINNTRFPPDGSVLSTSSSSSLGQVTVGNGAEVVTIEEKPEEASSSLDWASAEVTKKKEVAGISEETLSFWKGIADVGLTGEVVSNIRTELLEMLRGVQLRSDQANLQDVEVAVLSNLTQVFGLLDSIKRILAVRRQMTDLGQKHLLKTLMSLEHQLEEQKKQQAQSWLVSSSSSPPPPKRAPKRPRLHRPASATVLQPLTLHSPQYTLISPITLSSVCQPITFPGLAQPPGAVTLFTHVPQHDGRPETLTLVGTMAAQEPAQLNTVELGAVGTMGTVELGAAGAVEMANTVLVQDHESQAIEINLQMGAEAEGPAKEEEERRRMEGEGEDGSGIMVEDGEKEMKVEMEELHLETNGQIHNLQIFVVEDEEQMQVEGKSE
- the gmeb1 gene encoding glucocorticoid modulatory element-binding protein 1 isoform X2, yielding MTLIVAQKKDMAETDVTMSMGDVVMMKATDDEVAACDSNKTQVILQLQPITPGTEDNTGETATAVLSEGGDVELGYPITCGESKAVLLFKKFVCPGINVKCVKYEDELISPKQFVHMSGKATLKDWKRAIRMGGVMLRKMMDSGQLDFYQHSTLCTNTCRSTKFDLLINNTRFPPDGSVLSTSSSSSLGQVTVGNGAEVVTIEEKPEEASSSLDWASAEVTKKKEVAGISEETLSFWKGIADVGLTGEVVSNIRTELLEMLRGVQLRSDQANLQDVEVAVLSNLTQVFGLLDSIKRILAVRRQMTDLGQKHLLKTLMSLEHQLEEQKKQQAQSWLVSSSSSPPPPKRAPKRPRLHRPASATVLQPLTLHSPQYTLISPITLSSVCQPITFPGLAQPPGAVTLFTHVPQHDGRPETLTLVGTMAAQEPAQLNTVELGAVGTMGTVELGAAGAVEMANTVLVQDHESQAIEINLQMGAEAEGPAKEEEERRRMEGEGEDGSGIMVEDGEKEMKVEMEELHLETNGQIHNLQIFVVEDEEQMQVEGKSE
- the gmeb1 gene encoding glucocorticoid modulatory element-binding protein 1 isoform X3; protein product: MAETDVTMSMGDVVMMKATDDEVAACDSNKTQVILQLQPITPGTEDNTGETATADEVLSEGGDVELGYPITCGESKAVLLFKKFVCPGINVKCVKYEDELISPKQFVHMSGKATLKDWKRAIRMGGVMLRKMMDSGQLDFYQHSTLCTNTCRSTKFDLLINNTRFPPDGSVLSTSSSSSLGQVTVGNGAEVVTIEEKPEEASSSLDWASAEVTKKKEVAGISEETLSFWKGIADVGLTGEVVSNIRTELLEMLRGVQLRSDQANLQDVEVAVLSNLTQVFGLLDSIKRILAVRRQMTDLGQKHLLKTLMSLEHQLEEQKKQQAQSWLVSSSSSPPPPKRAPKRPRLHRPASATVLQPLTLHSPQYTLISPITLSSVCQPITFPGLAQPPGAVTLFTHVPQHDGRPETLTLVGTMAAQEPAQLNTVELGAVGTMGTVELGAAGAVEMANTVLVQDHESQAIEINLQMGAEAEGPAKEEEERRRMEGEGEDGSGIMVEDGEKEMKVEMEELHLETNGQIHNLQIFVVEDEEQMQVEGKSE